In Thalassoglobus sp. JC818, a single window of DNA contains:
- the sctS gene encoding type III secretion system export apparatus subunit SctS, producing the protein MTTEMILHQTILMSILVLTASLAPILAATIIGLLVSLFQALTQIQEQTLSFAIKLIAVVVTLLGTARWMGGEIYNFTIQSFDQFGTVVQ; encoded by the coding sequence ATGACCACGGAAATGATTCTGCACCAGACGATCCTGATGTCGATTCTGGTTCTGACAGCTTCGCTCGCTCCCATTCTGGCTGCAACGATCATTGGGTTGCTGGTGAGTCTGTTTCAAGCACTTACTCAAATTCAGGAACAGACTCTTTCATTCGCGATTAAGCTTATCGCAGTTGTGGTGACACTTCTTGGAACGGCTCGCTGGATGGGCGGGGAAATTTACAACTTTACAATTCAAAGCTTCGACCAGTTCGGGACAGTAGTCCAATGA
- the sctR gene encoding type III secretion system export apparatus subunit SctR: MFNNSNPVDLILVFSALAVLPFVALMVTSYVKIVIVLSLIRNALGIQQNPPNLVLNGLSIILSLYVMSPVTTVMFDALNSRTIDIKDKDGLMETLEQAQTPLKEFLKKHASAREQKFFHQTAFKLWPEEQAKSLETDSLMVLVPAFTVSELTSAFQIGFLLYLPFIAVDLIVSNILLAMGMMMVSPMTISLPLKLLLFVTADGWTRLIHGLILTYT; encoded by the coding sequence ATGTTTAACAACAGCAACCCCGTTGATCTCATCCTCGTTTTCTCTGCATTGGCAGTGTTACCTTTTGTCGCTTTGATGGTCACATCGTACGTCAAAATTGTGATTGTCCTGTCGCTGATTCGGAACGCACTCGGAATTCAGCAGAACCCGCCTAACCTTGTGCTTAATGGCCTCTCGATCATTCTGTCACTTTATGTGATGTCTCCAGTGACCACCGTGATGTTCGACGCTCTGAACAGCCGGACGATCGACATCAAGGACAAAGATGGGCTCATGGAAACCCTTGAGCAAGCTCAAACTCCTCTCAAGGAATTCCTCAAAAAGCACGCATCCGCCAGAGAGCAGAAATTCTTTCACCAGACTGCGTTCAAACTATGGCCTGAAGAACAAGCAAAGAGTCTTGAAACGGACAGCCTAATGGTCCTCGTCCCGGCGTTCACTGTCAGCGAGCTGACAAGTGCGTTTCAGATCGGTTTTCTGTTGTATTTGCCGTTTATCGCAGTCGACTTGATCGTCTCCAACATCCTTCTCGCGATGGGAATGATGATGGTCTCGCCGATGACGATTTCGTTACCGCTGAAGCTGTTGCTCTTCGTGACAGCCGATGGATGGACACGCCTGATTCACGGACTGATTCTGACTTACACCTAA
- the sctT gene encoding type III secretion system export apparatus subunit SctT, translating into MSDLILESFRSLFVTAVLSVTRMTVASLTVPFMGGDSIQLPVRASIIASLGLILYPIVGPTLPVESLAPLELVSIFLKEALLGLMLGFLASKLFWVALGIGMVIDNQRGASIAESLDPNTNEQVSPLGQLMQQALIALFYTSGGYLLFLTAMFQSYIAWPIFTCFPTFASDFPTFFLGHVDDVMKMTVILASPLLITLFISEFGLGLINRFAPQLNVFFLAMPLKSLVAFIVLIFYFPYLVNFLLTDSTSIEHIVDSLKAVVK; encoded by the coding sequence ATGAGCGACCTGATTCTGGAATCATTTCGAAGCCTGTTCGTGACAGCTGTTCTGTCTGTCACACGCATGACCGTCGCGAGCCTAACCGTGCCATTCATGGGTGGTGATTCTATTCAGCTTCCGGTTCGCGCGAGCATCATCGCCAGCCTGGGACTCATCCTGTATCCGATTGTCGGACCGACACTCCCGGTCGAGTCACTGGCCCCGCTTGAACTCGTGAGCATATTCCTCAAGGAAGCACTCCTGGGCTTAATGCTGGGATTCCTGGCTTCAAAACTCTTTTGGGTTGCACTGGGAATCGGAATGGTAATCGACAACCAACGAGGAGCGTCGATTGCAGAAAGCCTCGATCCAAACACAAACGAGCAAGTCAGCCCACTTGGGCAGCTGATGCAGCAGGCCCTCATTGCACTGTTTTACACAAGTGGAGGCTATCTACTCTTTCTAACAGCGATGTTTCAGAGTTATATCGCCTGGCCGATCTTCACGTGCTTTCCGACATTCGCGAGCGATTTTCCCACATTTTTTCTCGGGCATGTTGATGACGTCATGAAAATGACAGTCATCTTGGCGTCACCATTGCTGATTACTCTTTTTATTTCCGAGTTTGGGCTCGGTTTAATCAATCGCTTCGCTCCGCAACTGAATGTCTTCTTCCTGGCGATGCCACTCAAGAGCCTCGTCGCATTTATCGTTTTGATTTTCTACTTTCCCTATCTCGTCAATTTCCTGCTGACCGACTCGACCTCCATTGAGCATATCGTCGATTCTTTGAAAGCGGTGGTGAAGTGA
- a CDS encoding GNAT family N-acetyltransferase: MNNVLFADTLTDSRPSHHHQESQTDSKFKQPFAEHGQSSGELTLRIARPSERLAAISHLFKNPVGVARRRMLNWIISLAKNHPKLLSGLLVAGRTSEIEAAIWLYQLPGRQLNVWLPCFSRSIGETDQLNFLQQVSDRIAKSPSDLAWSTVKPDAAASISQLQFLGLKEVAELTRMFWQVSETKPVTNHNLSFVNYEHAKHQRRLVDILNRCEKDSLDCRKLHGTRKTEDMLEGHCFRESLTPSNWLILNEGGKDIGCLLLSRHNTQPEFEVVYLSIVPEARGRRLGSAMIHHAQKICIESNAKRIILTCDGCNLPAWNLYRTCGFEPDGTWKLFAKELTNEPLNR, encoded by the coding sequence ATGAACAACGTGCTTTTCGCCGATACTCTCACGGATTCGAGACCTTCGCACCATCATCAAGAGTCGCAGACCGACTCAAAATTCAAGCAGCCGTTCGCTGAGCATGGGCAATCGAGTGGAGAATTAACGCTCAGAATCGCTCGACCATCTGAACGACTAGCAGCGATCAGTCATCTCTTCAAGAATCCGGTCGGAGTCGCGAGAAGGCGAATGCTCAACTGGATCATTTCGCTCGCAAAAAATCATCCGAAACTCTTGAGTGGGCTGCTCGTAGCCGGTCGGACATCAGAAATTGAGGCTGCAATTTGGCTGTATCAGCTCCCCGGGCGACAACTCAACGTTTGGCTACCTTGTTTCTCGCGGTCGATCGGCGAAACTGACCAACTGAATTTTTTGCAACAAGTTTCAGATCGCATTGCCAAGTCGCCATCCGACTTGGCCTGGTCCACTGTGAAACCCGATGCGGCTGCTTCCATCTCTCAGCTGCAATTTCTGGGACTCAAAGAAGTCGCAGAACTGACTCGGATGTTCTGGCAGGTTTCAGAAACCAAACCTGTCACAAATCACAATTTGTCTTTCGTAAATTATGAGCACGCAAAGCATCAAAGACGACTCGTAGACATACTGAATCGTTGCGAGAAAGATTCGCTCGACTGCCGTAAGCTCCACGGGACTCGAAAAACGGAAGACATGCTGGAGGGACACTGTTTTCGAGAGTCATTAACTCCTTCAAATTGGTTGATTCTTAATGAGGGTGGAAAAGACATCGGGTGTCTGTTGCTATCTCGCCACAACACTCAGCCAGAATTTGAAGTGGTTTATCTGTCGATTGTTCCAGAGGCTAGGGGGCGGCGTTTGGGTAGTGCAATGATTCATCATGCTCAGAAGATCTGTATCGAATCCAACGCGAAACGCATCATCCTGACGTGCGATGGATGCAATTTGCCAGCCTGGAACCTCTATCGAACGTGTGGATTCGAGCCTGACGGAACTTGGAAGCTCTTCGCGAAAGAGCTGACGAACGAACCGCTTAATCGATAA
- a CDS encoding ECF-type sigma factor: MTSNSVTLWLRAIEQKDEDGAQQLFNRYFERLVTLARKRLHGATRRVVDEEDIAIMALYDCLANVRDAKFPQIKDRQHLWRLLVTITECRVHDATRRQTTTKRGSGRVRGESVFVSNGDEKQSNGLAEIPDQMPTSDDLTALSEEFQSLLAELQDDNLREVAKLVMAGYSTAEIAEKLDRTQRTIQRRVEMIREIWVEYDQQIERDQDS; the protein is encoded by the coding sequence GTGACGTCGAACTCTGTCACTCTATGGTTGCGTGCAATCGAACAGAAGGACGAGGACGGTGCGCAGCAACTGTTCAATCGATACTTTGAACGACTTGTCACGCTGGCGAGAAAGAGGCTCCACGGAGCGACGAGACGCGTTGTCGACGAAGAAGATATCGCGATCATGGCGCTTTACGATTGCCTCGCAAATGTTCGCGACGCAAAGTTTCCTCAGATCAAAGACCGTCAACACTTGTGGCGACTGTTGGTGACCATCACCGAGTGCCGAGTTCACGATGCCACACGCAGACAGACGACGACCAAACGCGGATCTGGACGTGTTCGTGGAGAATCTGTGTTCGTTTCAAATGGAGATGAAAAGCAATCCAACGGCTTGGCAGAGATTCCGGATCAGATGCCAACAAGTGACGACCTGACAGCTTTGTCCGAGGAATTTCAATCGCTCCTCGCAGAACTGCAGGACGATAACCTCCGGGAAGTTGCCAAGCTTGTGATGGCCGGATACTCGACAGCTGAAATCGCCGAAAAACTGGATCGAACACAACGCACGATCCAGCGTCGCGTTGAAATGATCCGCGAAATTTGGGTTGAGTATGATCAACAGATTGAACGTGACCAGGATTCGTGA
- a CDS encoding CesT family type III secretion system chaperone, which translates to MSSRYDYVARILNELGDEMGMSSLRFDTTDRISLYFDDIHLTLAYGAEPVELLWIYVDLGNDIGDDPNLLQRVLQLGFETWTRSVMTIGLDDKKDQLIGYTSIPVTILDLNVLQETLSLVLQSARVVRVITSSKQLEVSCDSTQDDSSERRANENWSVV; encoded by the coding sequence ATGTCAAGTAGATACGATTACGTTGCGAGAATCCTGAACGAGCTTGGTGACGAAATGGGCATGTCATCATTGCGGTTCGATACGACTGACAGGATCAGCCTGTACTTCGACGACATTCATCTCACGCTGGCCTACGGGGCAGAACCGGTTGAACTACTCTGGATTTACGTAGACCTTGGAAACGACATTGGTGACGATCCCAATCTGCTGCAGAGAGTTCTGCAGTTAGGCTTCGAAACCTGGACTCGAAGCGTGATGACGATTGGATTGGACGACAAGAAGGATCAACTTATTGGTTACACATCGATTCCTGTCACAATCCTTGATCTGAATGTTCTTCAGGAAACGCTCTCCCTGGTCCTACAATCAGCCAGAGTTGTCCGAGTGATTACTTCGTCGAAACAACTCGAAGTGAGTTGCGATTCCACACAGGACGACTCATCTGAGCGAAGAGCGAATGAGAACTGGAGTGTTGTGTGA
- a CDS encoding type III secretion system chaperone, giving the protein MHDLFQNLVSEFGQECGIPNLSPNADGELRLLFDRSISVSMMPTSNVDELLIYSHVGHVAEQTSVGLLLRLLDASLFGQSTNGAVFAIDELTEQITLQRIEQIQGMTYQDFESLIEEFVNAVEYWSQQIQDSDGFHSDTRVGTTLCTSALTAK; this is encoded by the coding sequence ATGCATGACTTGTTTCAAAATCTGGTCAGCGAATTCGGTCAGGAGTGTGGCATTCCCAACCTGAGCCCCAATGCAGATGGTGAGCTCCGACTATTGTTCGACCGGTCAATTTCCGTTTCGATGATGCCAACATCGAACGTAGACGAGTTGTTGATTTACTCACATGTGGGACACGTTGCGGAGCAAACTTCCGTTGGTCTGCTGTTGCGTTTACTCGACGCGTCTCTGTTTGGACAGTCGACGAATGGAGCGGTTTTTGCAATCGACGAACTGACGGAACAAATCACCCTTCAGCGAATCGAACAAATTCAGGGGATGACTTACCAGGATTTCGAAAGTCTCATCGAGGAATTTGTGAATGCAGTCGAGTATTGGTCGCAGCAGATTCAGGATTCCGATGGATTTCACAGCGACACGAGGGTCGGAACAACGCTCTGCACGTCCGCTCTGACAGCGAAATAG
- a CDS encoding type III secretion system chaperone yields the protein MITLEQLRMIIAESGPLLRAVHVEALDESSFLVAIDEDCIIRIDYDPKTCRLVLSSRLGTVGMMDRLEIYEQLLRYNFLWNHTGGVKVSLDSTDDDLVQSYEHFVRHLNVTEFCQLVTGFQRKVRVWQKLILSSCRIQQNCDQQIAIGEEFDTSGCTTEALRV from the coding sequence ATGATAACATTAGAACAACTTCGGATGATCATTGCAGAGTCGGGACCTCTTCTCAGAGCCGTCCATGTGGAAGCTCTCGACGAGTCTTCTTTTCTCGTTGCAATCGACGAAGACTGCATTATTCGCATCGACTATGACCCGAAAACTTGTCGCCTCGTGCTGTCTTCACGTTTGGGAACAGTCGGAATGATGGATCGACTCGAAATCTATGAGCAGCTATTGAGATACAACTTTCTCTGGAATCACACCGGAGGTGTCAAAGTCTCTCTTGATTCGACGGATGATGACCTCGTGCAAAGCTACGAACATTTCGTCAGACACCTCAACGTGACGGAATTCTGCCAACTTGTCACTGGTTTTCAACGCAAGGTGCGAGTGTGGCAAAAACTGATTCTGTCGAGTTGCCGAATTCAACAGAATTGCGATCAGCAAATCGCCATCGGCGAAGAATTTGACACTTCCGGATGCACCACAGAAGCACTACGAGTCTGA
- the sctU gene encoding type III secretion system export apparatus subunit SctU, with the protein MSEEKTEQPTSKRLRDARKKGQVAHSKEISSTATLLGIFTYFLVAHKWIYQQFIEMIHLPAKFYGVPFNDALPQVFTGVATYAMLISLPALVTVIIAGLAANYFQVGPLLSFEPIIPKLEKLNPAEKFKQIFSMKNFVEFLKSAIKVLFLGVLIYRLIRNSIPTLVYVPNDGLDGVVRVLHLLMFNLAVVTTFAYVVIAVFDYLFQKKQHTKQLMMTKQEVKQEHKENEGDPTIKSRRKQLHRELANDQAVKKTKNSTVLVTNPTHYAIALYYEKGITRLPIMLAKAKGPVALRMMAVAEEENIPIMRNIPLARALYADGSIDNYIPRDFIEPVAEVLKAVSRLKRAQGLEHL; encoded by the coding sequence GTGAGCGAGGAAAAAACCGAACAGCCGACAAGCAAACGACTTCGTGACGCGAGAAAGAAGGGGCAGGTCGCGCACAGCAAAGAGATTTCTTCGACAGCAACTCTTCTGGGAATATTCACTTACTTTCTGGTCGCGCACAAATGGATTTACCAGCAATTCATAGAGATGATTCACCTTCCGGCAAAGTTCTACGGTGTTCCATTCAACGACGCACTGCCACAGGTTTTCACAGGTGTCGCGACTTATGCAATGCTGATCTCATTGCCCGCTCTCGTGACGGTCATCATTGCTGGACTTGCTGCCAACTACTTTCAAGTCGGCCCTCTGTTGTCGTTTGAACCGATCATTCCCAAGCTGGAAAAGCTCAATCCAGCTGAGAAATTCAAACAGATCTTCTCAATGAAAAACTTCGTCGAGTTTCTGAAGTCGGCGATCAAAGTTCTCTTCCTCGGCGTTCTTATCTATCGACTGATTCGCAACTCGATTCCGACACTCGTTTACGTTCCCAACGACGGTCTTGACGGTGTAGTACGCGTGCTTCATCTCCTCATGTTCAACCTGGCCGTTGTCACGACCTTCGCCTATGTCGTCATTGCTGTCTTCGACTACCTGTTTCAGAAAAAGCAGCACACGAAACAGCTGATGATGACCAAACAAGAGGTGAAACAGGAACACAAGGAGAACGAGGGCGACCCGACAATCAAGAGCCGACGCAAGCAGCTGCACCGGGAACTGGCGAACGATCAAGCTGTCAAGAAGACTAAGAATTCAACAGTTCTCGTGACCAACCCAACGCACTATGCCATTGCTCTCTATTACGAAAAGGGAATCACTCGATTGCCAATCATGCTTGCGAAAGCGAAAGGTCCGGTTGCACTTCGCATGATGGCGGTCGCAGAAGAGGAGAACATCCCCATCATGCGAAACATCCCGTTGGCTCGTGCTCTCTACGCCGATGGAAGCATCGATAATTACATTCCTCGAGACTTCATTGAACCGGTTGCTGAGGTCCTCAAGGCCGTCTCTCGACTGAAACGTGCTCAAGGTCTTGAACACTTATAG
- a CDS encoding type III secretion system chaperone — MTVQIDADQIEKDIMVLKDVTLSRQSIDDLMQSLGEMIGVEEEGGLALDDDGIVEVIVDNDVELTIAHLPHLPGVVVAAPMPEEAASNAQVLRYALRMNLNWMNIEGGCFSFVEPYLAMCKFIPLHQGTAAKLDQELARFIGKSKQWKALFKNMVSQLPHSEDSPSEFSESEECVGLRV; from the coding sequence ATGACTGTTCAAATAGACGCCGACCAAATTGAAAAAGACATCATGGTCCTCAAGGATGTCACATTGTCGAGACAAAGCATCGATGATTTGATGCAGTCGCTCGGCGAGATGATCGGCGTTGAAGAGGAAGGCGGTCTTGCTCTCGACGATGATGGCATCGTAGAAGTGATCGTTGATAACGATGTCGAACTGACGATAGCACACTTACCGCATCTTCCTGGTGTTGTCGTTGCCGCTCCAATGCCAGAAGAAGCAGCATCAAATGCGCAGGTTCTTCGCTATGCACTTCGAATGAACCTGAATTGGATGAACATCGAGGGAGGATGTTTCTCATTCGTTGAGCCTTATCTCGCGATGTGTAAGTTCATTCCACTACATCAGGGAACGGCCGCCAAGCTCGACCAGGAACTTGCGAGGTTCATCGGAAAGTCCAAACAGTGGAAAGCACTGTTTAAAAACATGGTCTCGCAATTGCCGCATTCGGAAGACAGCCCCAGTGAATTCAGCGAGTCGGAAGAGTGCGTTGGATTACGAGTTTAG
- a CDS encoding FliM/FliN family flagellar motor switch protein translates to MSTETFEATWGMSPEDAETSETNNVEESPHHRHNDDESWDASDSRHSIAEIVPQLQIPLTFEVGKSEATVDQLRSMSVGYIFELSTHVEKPVVIKAYGQTIGKGELLDINGRLGVRLTEGPSCGNV, encoded by the coding sequence ATGTCGACCGAAACATTCGAAGCAACCTGGGGTATGTCCCCGGAAGATGCCGAAACCTCAGAAACGAACAACGTCGAAGAAAGTCCTCATCATCGTCATAACGATGATGAGAGTTGGGACGCATCTGATTCTCGGCACTCGATCGCTGAAATAGTCCCGCAGCTTCAGATTCCACTCACCTTCGAAGTTGGTAAGAGCGAAGCGACCGTCGACCAGCTGCGCTCAATGAGCGTGGGCTACATCTTCGAACTCTCGACTCACGTCGAAAAGCCTGTGGTCATCAAAGCGTACGGCCAGACCATCGGAAAAGGGGAACTATTGGATATCAACGGACGCCTCGGCGTTCGTCTAACGGAGGGTCCAAGCTGTGGAAATGTTTAA
- a CDS encoding type III secretion system chaperone: MTMEELQIWSRNYGVENFHGACSFTYNDDFGFRIEATEGGRFVMLSSTIATVSIQSESDLFRQLLRWNHLGVKTQGASFSLDETGENIVLWIMISIDDLDPAEFDRVVGSFLDLSEQFAKAVRQMDESNIAEVL; the protein is encoded by the coding sequence ATGACAATGGAAGAACTGCAAATCTGGTCACGAAATTATGGCGTTGAGAATTTTCATGGAGCTTGCAGCTTCACCTACAACGATGACTTCGGTTTCCGAATTGAAGCGACCGAAGGCGGACGATTTGTGATGCTTTCGTCAACGATTGCAACTGTTTCCATTCAATCCGAGAGCGATCTGTTTCGGCAGTTGCTGCGATGGAATCATCTTGGAGTAAAAACTCAGGGCGCGTCGTTTTCGCTCGACGAAACTGGAGAGAACATCGTGTTGTGGATCATGATTTCGATTGACGACCTTGACCCTGCTGAGTTCGATCGAGTGGTCGGATCATTCCTGGATCTGTCCGAGCAGTTTGCTAAGGCAGTGCGACAAATGGACGAAAGCAATATTGCAGAGGTTCTCTGA
- a CDS encoding serine/threonine-protein kinase: MTSLIQHFSETSMVSIHVSQQQRGKALLVDQICEQFEVAIRAGRSPRIEDLISCQEDVDDLGTLVIELILIELEIANATGQQVEQSNYLSRFPDYSEEILKLFGENRPPQNESTEDVLESPAELPGYRFVKELGRGGMGVVWEAVDLHLGRRVAVKQLFPRFHSKRDHMSQFRREASVISRLRHEGIVQVFGIVEHHDQCFLILEYVDGSSLNEFLNGKQHSLTWCIDVILNIARAVDHAHQAGIIHRDLKPGNVLVSAKVDQRLSDILHRDFIEGSSAGESMPCRVIVTDFGLAKQLNSAETISQEGATFGTPSYMSPEQADGRSFEVTPASDVYSLGAVFYEMLTGRPPFRGENHLKTLRLVCEATPVPIRELRPDVPPEIEAICMTCLKKQPQDRYPTMAHLIEDIEALIKKSRRAENPSARSEGVVTEIRARIARRLASIVGR, encoded by the coding sequence GTGACATCGCTGATTCAACACTTCTCGGAAACGTCGATGGTCTCAATTCACGTCAGCCAGCAACAACGCGGAAAAGCGTTACTCGTTGACCAGATTTGTGAACAATTCGAAGTTGCAATTCGTGCGGGTCGCTCACCACGGATCGAGGATCTGATTTCGTGCCAGGAAGATGTCGATGATCTCGGAACATTGGTCATCGAACTCATTCTGATCGAGCTCGAAATTGCAAACGCGACTGGGCAACAGGTCGAACAATCGAACTATCTGTCTCGCTTCCCAGATTACTCAGAAGAGATTCTGAAGCTCTTTGGAGAGAACCGGCCACCACAGAACGAGTCTACAGAAGATGTCCTGGAATCTCCTGCCGAACTCCCGGGCTATCGGTTCGTGAAAGAACTCGGCCGCGGCGGCATGGGTGTCGTGTGGGAAGCGGTCGATCTCCACTTAGGTCGTCGAGTCGCTGTAAAACAGTTGTTCCCACGCTTTCACTCGAAACGGGATCACATGTCTCAGTTTCGCCGGGAAGCTTCCGTCATTTCTCGGCTGCGTCATGAAGGCATCGTTCAGGTTTTTGGCATCGTCGAACATCATGACCAGTGCTTCCTAATTCTTGAGTATGTTGATGGCTCGAGTCTCAATGAATTCCTGAACGGAAAGCAACATTCACTGACCTGGTGTATCGACGTCATTCTCAACATCGCCAGAGCAGTCGACCACGCTCATCAGGCGGGAATTATTCATCGAGACTTAAAACCAGGGAATGTCTTGGTGTCTGCCAAAGTTGATCAACGCTTGTCCGACATCCTTCACCGTGATTTCATCGAAGGATCTTCAGCGGGGGAGTCGATGCCATGTCGAGTGATCGTCACCGACTTTGGATTGGCGAAGCAACTGAATTCGGCAGAGACGATCAGCCAGGAGGGGGCTACGTTTGGAACTCCTAGCTACATGTCACCAGAGCAGGCAGACGGTCGATCTTTCGAAGTCACTCCCGCATCGGATGTGTATTCTTTAGGTGCAGTGTTCTACGAAATGCTCACTGGTCGACCACCATTCCGCGGTGAGAACCATCTGAAAACACTGCGACTCGTCTGCGAGGCGACTCCAGTCCCGATTCGAGAATTGCGGCCAGATGTCCCTCCCGAGATTGAAGCTATTTGCATGACGTGCCTGAAGAAGCAGCCTCAAGACCGCTATCCTACGATGGCACACCTCATCGAAGACATTGAGGCGCTGATCAAGAAATCCCGCCGGGCTGAAAACCCTTCCGCCCGATCAGAAGGAGTCGTCACTGAGATTCGGGCCAGAATCGCCCGCCGACTGGCATCAATCGTTGGCCGCTGA